In the Arachis hypogaea cultivar Tifrunner chromosome 20, arahy.Tifrunner.gnm2.J5K5, whole genome shotgun sequence genome, TAGCATCAATAATTGGTTGGTAATATGCTGAATTAACTGCATTAAATGGCACAGAAACATCAACCATCCACTTTGCAACGACAATGtcacattttctgcaatttctttaCTTTGCAATACACTTTTTATAGTTGGTTGGGCTCCAGGTGTTGTTGAAGATGGAAAAAAAAGTCTCTATTCTAGTAGTTTTTCCCCTTTCCTAGTTGCAGGTGGTGGCAACCTTGTCCttgaatgttgttgttgttgttgctgtcgtGCTTCAAGTTCTTCCATTCTATCAAATTCTCTTTCAACTTCATCACATGCTCCATAACTTTCTGCATAATTTTCTtgaactttccttttcttatttaGAAATTCTTCAATATTTTGCCCAAATTGAAGAGTAACAGTAGGTGGAACCTTTTGCACTTCTCAACATCTCCTCCTTTTCCAGCCAAGTGATACTTAAATCGATTAATCCTACCTTCCCTAATAAGTTTGTCATAATATATGCACATCATagtaattttttctgttttttttcacAATTTGTTTACAATGACCCCAAGCAGAATCAgtctttcctctattattataaaCTCTTTTAGTGGTAGGATCTGGGGTAGGAGTCGCTAATAATGCTTGTTCTTGAGATGGTGGCGTTTCTGATTGTGTTTGAGATGAAGACATTTTTGAAATTCTAGCaaaagaaactaaaaatatttttagcaaCAAAAGATTTACTTTAAGTCAGTTTTTAAGCaacacaacaaccaccaccattccaccAAAGTTCACTGATTCAACAAACAGCAACTTTAAACAAACCAGTAACAAACAACAATAGCTCTAAAAAACACAGTAAATACAACAGCAGCAACCAGCAACAACTCTATACCAACACAGCAACCAGCAATAAacaaccctaaaaaactaaatataACAGTAGCAATCACCAAATTCAAGAACAATTCTAACTAAAATTCGCCCAGATTAAACAACTActctaaaaaatcaaatacaacagTAATATCCACCAGATTCCATAACAATACTAACTAAAATACGCTTAGGTTCAACAACTCTAAAAATCAAATACAAGAGCAACTGACCCGAGGGAGCAGAGGCACTGAGGTAGAGATGCTTCTTGATGAACGCTTTTTGAGCTTTCTGACGACCACCACTACCACCCAACTGACCCGAGGGAGCAGAGGCAGAGACGCTTCTTGATGAACGCTTTCTGCCGTTTCTAACGACCACTACTACCACCCAACTAACCCGAGGGAGCAGAGACAGAGATGCTTCTTGATGAACGCTTTCTGCCGCTGACGAGGTGAGGCCAAGACTGAGAGTGACGACGAGGTGAGGCCGAGACTAAGAGTGACGACGAACTGATGAGGTGAAGGGAGAGACAACGGAGTGACGGACTACCGAGTGTAGAGCTCGAACGACGGAGAGCAGACGAAGAGACGAGGTTGGCTGAGGGGTTTCTGCGGTTATATTGGAACTCAGAGTCTCAGAGTCTCAGATGCCATTAGGGGCAATGGGCGGGAAGGGGGGATTAGGCATTAGGGTTTCACTTTCAACGAAAGAGGGGAGGGGGGGGAGCAACTGAATGTGGAACGACGCCGTTTCaacatgtttaaaaaaaattttcaccatcCGGACCGGATCAATTCAACCGGTTGAGTCACCGGTTTTTATTAAAATCTGTCGAGTCAAATCGGGTTCTACCGGATTTACTGTATGGCCGGTTCAACGAATAATTTGGTCTAACTAAGTGACCGAATGACAGAATTTCAAGTCGAGTCAGATTTGATAACTATGATAGTAGAAAATTAGGAGTGAAAAAAATTtcacttaatatatatattattattattattattattattattattattattattatttgatgggACCAATACTTAAAGCGTACCTTATAAGTTACTCGTAGATATCCACAATCAAAACTGTTCATTCAAATTTTCAATTGAAAAGATTCATTAAAGAAGTGCAATATGTTTTAGATATTTATAGTTaataaatagaaaacaaaaaataattgctATGTGCTgagtagataattttttttttatttcaattagacaAACTAAATGATTATGACTTTAAGTTAGTAGATGATTTTCTTTTCGTAAATGAATAAGTCAAACGTTTTCgtcaatataataaattttattattacatATATGTATTATTAAAATACATTCACATTGAAAGTATTATGAAACCATACACATGTCTATTCATACTTTGTAATTGGGAGATTGATGAAGAAATTGCAATTACAGATCATGACAGTGCACTAGATCAAAGGTAGTTAGAAGAAGTTGAAGAGTGTAAGAAGAAATGAAAGTACGGGTCATAATAGTGTATTGGATATAGAGTAAGCTAAAAAATAAAGTTAGCAGCTCAACAGGATGACAGTTAGTTTGTTAGAAAGTATATGATTTTAAACTATATtgtgtgtatattaaaattaaccactaaaattacttatcagtataaaatacatgttaaaatataaatatacattaaaagtaaattaaactacataaatatttatacataaatatattgataactgattttaataattaattttagtatacaaataatattttttaattttaaaaataacacctAACAGTGTTTAGGTATATATAATAGAAACTCAataatagaaattatttttaatatagaaataaaaataatattttagttgaatattaatatttaaaatatattacaatattataGATGTATAAAAAATGTGTCTAATAAACATTTTACGTGTTAATCAAAATGATGATACGTATCCAATACGTACACTAAGTATTACAACAAACACCCTATGTATTGCAGTATATACTTTATGTGTTAATTTTTTACCTACATAATTTATCCACTTATAATTACACTaaataatttcattttcaaaaacactaatattttttttatatataaaaaaaaaagtctaggggccaacAATTTTATCAAATTCTGGCCACCATGTAACTAtcaaagaaaagtgagtcattagatgaaatctcacattaatttcacaccattaaaaacctCACTAATAATTATTTAATGGCTATAAATCCCAAATGTTGCTGGTCCTAGCATtcctcataaaaaaaattacccgCTCAATAACTAAATTTTCATTTCTGATCAATAATAGAATACTATAActtactttctcttttctctctgctCTCTCTCCCTTACTTtccttttctcattttttcatttCTAAGCCTGATACCTTTTAGAAGGTACGATATTATATTAGAATTAAACAAGTCTAATTTAACTCTATACGTTAGCTTAAAGAAGAGAATTTGTTTTCATACACTTACAAACACCACAGAgactatatttttaataaatataaaaatacacacCTCTAATGTTCaacgataaaattaaaaaaaataataatatcacttttatttttaataatattattatttatatgatttttttacattatatttttttatgaatttatagaaaaaagaaGTGATATTATCAAAATAGAAATAACATTATCATCTTTCATAAAATCATCTCATAATAgtcattaaaattaaagttgtcaAGTAAACATACAAATTCAAACAAAGTTATATAAAAATAGAATCCATAAATATGCACACATATTCTGGTCCAAGCTAAGGattaaattgaagaaaaaaataaagtgagCATAAGGAAAAGGAACAGGAGTATGCAGAAATAGAGAGATGGATATTGGTTTGGGAAGGGAATGGCATGCCATAAATGATGTTTGTATGATGTGTGGAAAGTAGTTACCTACTTCAACGGCCACAGCGACATCAGATGCAGATTTGCGTTGAATCTCACTCATGTGGGCTCTTCTTATCGCCTATAACTGAATTTGTTTTTACTATGCGTATTCTAATTCTACATACTAAATATTAatctattataaattataattttatttaacaatttattattagatgatgaattattgtatatataaaataaattttaattttttttcttgataaAAGGGCCAAAAGACCCAACAGAAACACAAAGTTAACTAATCCAAATCCTAAAAAAAAGTCATTCCtctaatatcttttttatttatgtataactaatttatataaataaaaataccgtaatttttttaaaaaataatttttaaattaattattcgtataaaatatatattaaaatattttatgtacacataatattttttgtttttttatatttagttaaCATGATGAGTCTTTGTAGCTTATTAATTAAAAgagagtatataaaaaatataaaacattttgagttctttcaatatatttattaagataaaaattaaaaagattagtaATAATATTTCCAATACGTATCGTTATGATACATAGTAGTTAAAACTctgtttttatattattaacttatacttttatggcttaattactctgttggtttctatgaaatttttaattaggtttctattttttttcttttaattgagtccttgcaccaaattttatttttgattggaTCTCTAtaccctttttttcttttatttgggtcctcgcatcaattttttttcttaattgggtccctatataattaaaccaatttcTATTaagaaggacctaattaaaaaaaaaattggtgtagagacccaattaaaagaaaaaaaaaaatataggaaccaaattgaaaattttgtaaaactataGAAACCAACAGGATAATTAAACctacttttattattataaaattaatataaattacgcTAAAGTTAGATTCTTATTTGTATGATAATGAAATTATAAAAGTCAATAGTgtgtttaaaaatatttgatttggtaCGTTTAGTTTCTATAAATATACATGTAagtaattttagttttcattaattaaaaaagtCAAATAACTACTATAAATAATAAATGTGAATCAAATTAATTGACTCATATTTgttatttacataaatatttttaattcattaaaagtGTACATGGAAATACCAAATAGTAGCAACACTAGTGGCCCGGTGGCACCACTTTACACAAATCAAATTACCGACAAAGATTTCTCATCTTAGCAAGTGTCGGCGCACAGTTAATTTCTGATTAGAACTTTGTTACAACATTTAATCCTCCAAACACCCTTTTAGATAAGTTGATTCTGATTTCTCAATAATGGATAATAAGCAGCAGCacttttaacaataaaaaatattatatggaCAAATTATTTTCTAACtgaatttaactaattttttttcttatgtattttcatctttctttttcaattaattttgatTGTGTTGACAAAATAACTAGACTAAAATAACCTCATTGTTTAACAATTCTGGTTAGTATTTAAATAATGGATCTAGAATACCACTTGATATAAATTAACAAAGTTTAGTTTCCAAATACAGACAATAATTAAGGGAGTTTGCTTAAATGATTACCAAATTCTTATAGTTCCATATAATGTGTAATTACCTTAAATCACGGGATACTGAATGCTCTTTCtctacaaattaattattttattattagtgACGGTTTTCATCATATAGCTTATTCCCTATATATACTCCAAGTTTTTTCCCTCACATTACTTCATCAAGAAAACTATTTCATCACATTCCTTCACTATCATAATTCATATACACTGCTcatcacaaaaaaaaagaaaaaaaaaatcatatacacTATATTATATTCCAGCATAACTAGCTAGCAATATGGCAATTCCATTACCATTTATGTTACTTCTACTATTCCTAGCACCTTCCATTATTTCTTCATCCCCAATTCAAGACCCTGAATTAGTAGTAGAAGAAGTGCACAGGTAATATATAAGAACCAACACATTTTCTTTCAATTAGCAAATGCACTTTATTATCCCTTCAATTGCTTTTTAAATAATAGAATTTGAAATTAATTTGGGTTTGTCGAGTGGTTAACTCAACTCGTCCACTTAAGTAAATATTGGGGTTCAAATTCTGTCTTGTATATGTAACAATTCATTAAGCATCTTAAATGGAGTTCAGATCCGTCACGAATTAGTGAATGACAGCTAATTGAACTTGTTTTGCTTTGAATGAAGGAGCATTAACAATGCATCGGCAAGGAGGAACTTGGGATTTCTTTCTTGTGGGAATGGCAACCCGATCGACGATTGTTGGAGGTGTGATCCGAATTGGGAGAAGAACCGGAAGCGGCTGGCAGACTGTGCCATCGGATTCGGCAAGCACGCCATCGGAGGAAGAGACGGCAAAATATACGTGGTGACGGACCCCGGCGACCACCCTGTTAGCCCAAAGCCAGGGACACTAAGATATGGTGTGATTCAAGAAGAGCCATTGTGGATTGTGTTCAAGCGTGACATGGTAATTAAGCTTAAACAAGAGCTAATGATGAATTCTTTCAAGACCATTGATGGAAGAGGAGTTAGTGTCCACATTGCTGGTGGACCCTGCATCACAATTCAATATGTTTCAAACATTATAATCCATGGAATTAACATTCATGATTGTAAGCAAGGTGGGAATGCCTATGTTAGAGACTCTCCTTCACATTACGGCTGGAGGACTCTTTCCGACGGCGACGGCGTCTCCATCTTTGGTGGCAGCCATGTTTGGGTGGACCATTGCTCGCTGTCGAATTGTCGCGACGGATTAATCGACGCCATTCATGGATCTACTGCCATTACCATCTCCAATAACTATTTGACTCACCATAACAAGGTTATGCTTTTGGGACATAGTGATACTTTCACTCAAGATAAGAATATGCAAGTTACCATTGCCTTTAACCATTTTGGAGAAGGCCTAGTTCAGAGGATGCCAAGGTATGTGTCAATTATTTGGACCACAAGATAGATGCATCATTACTATTGTTCCCGTTTATTTCTtcgaaaatatttggtaacaaaaaaatattagtaaaaaataattaaatttttttataataattaataaataataaataaaaaaatttttattattttttttgtctttttaatattactattatttattatttattaaatgtaaaaagttaaaatttattgtattaataaatattaaatacgataaattttgattattttttattaatttttttattgtcaaatatttttgtatttgtaGATGTAGGTATGGGTATTTCCATGTTGTGAACAATGACTATACTCATTGGCAAATGTATGCCATTGGAGGAAGTGCTGCACCAACTATCAACAGCCAAGGCAATAGATTTCTTGCTCCTAATGACAATACCTTCAAAGAGGTAAAAGTTATACagagtataattttattattttttttataaattataatttcttaGGATAATACTAAGATGAACTAAATTGAAGTTGGTGCATTGTGCACTAgggtaattttatttaattgtataaattaaaatcataataaATGCTATTCTTTTATAGTCCGTATCTACATGCCTTAAAGTGTTTGGATTTAATTAGATTCATTAAATCTTAAGAACAATATTCTTTAAAGTGTTTggatttaaattcattaaatgctatgtagataaaaaaatcaatgaccaaattaattattatatatttatatataaatatatatatttattgtttaattaattattaatatatattttatattcataaatgatttaatagttaattttttttatacataacATGAttgtaaatttaattattcatttGCGAGTTGGTGGATGCCAAAAATCCAAAAGTAGCTAGCATCTAAATTATGTCCTGTATATCCACTTCATGGATTGAAAATATAATTGGTCTTAGATAGATtgttatttatgtttatgttaatGTTACACCTTGATGCTAatttaagaaatatatatattcagGTGACAAAGCGTGAGGATACACCACAAAGTAAATGGAAGAATTGGAATTGGAGGTCTAATGGAGATTTAATGTTAAATGGTGCATTCTTTACCCCATCAGGAGCAGGTGCATCTTCAAGCTATGCAAGAGCTTCAAGTTTGGCAGCCAAATCTTCTTCTCTTGTTGGTTCTATCACTGCTTCAGCTGGATCTCTTAAATGTAGAAAGGGATCACGCTGTTAAATTTTATATACGGTGAATATTTTTATAAAGACATCTTCATATGATATTGTAAACTGTCAGATagtttagttaaatatattaaactATCTAACCGTTTGTAATATCATTTTTATGTGAAGacatttttatgaaaatatttatcttcatatatatatactcaatcttttttaaattaattatctcttttattttttgaatttattaaaaaataaaagagataacTAATTTGAGATTGAtagaatatattatattaataaaagcaaaaaatattattatatgctAAATGTATGTAGCTacttttgaaaaggaaaaaaaagtcattcaacttttttttttttatgtatatcaagaatttgatattttgtATTTGTAATACAACCTTGGCTTGTGTCTAGGACAAATCAAATGATCCAATTAGTTTGATGAAGTTGAGAGACACAAGTTAAAGAGTTGATATAATTAGAAGTTCAATGAATTGAAGAaccagaaagaagaaaaagaaaaaaggaaaaaaggttCATTTAAATTATTATGCTCTTAATATAAAGTCCTATTCTCTTTCTGTACATGTGCTTCTATATCCAATCACATGCAATGGAAGTGAACCTCAATTATCGCCTTGGTAATTGAAACCATGTAGGTTACAATTTTGCTTTTATCCccctttttttctctcataaattatattacattcttctaTGTATCTAATCTAACTTAAATCCactattataaaatatagttgGACCATTGAATCTAATAATGATGAGATGCAATTagaactcaatttttttaatcagCTGatgaattttaagtttgtttATTTATAAGGATAATGTTAGGGAGCCAAAAAAAACAGCGAGAACTTATCTTATTTAGCTTTTATTAATTatcgtaataattaataaatgttaaataaggtaagttatgactatttttgactgattttctttagttaccaaatatttccgtcgaaaatgtttggtaagcaaagaaaatcaatttaattaattcCATACTCTAGAATCCACTTAATAATGATTAGATTGAACTCCTTCAAAACCCATACACCAAATAATAAAgtactttattaatttttaatcaatttttttttggttttcaaaaatattatttgttattatttttttattcttctcatGCTTCTGTTAATTTAACTTTTAAATCACCTCAATTTTTACCAAGACCACCACAGTTATGATTATTGTCTttacttaaaagaaaatgatgatgaaaaaagtacatttagaagatttttttttttattttaactacaCGACTAAAATAAGACgaaataagatatttaaaataaaaataaaatattttaaatgtaagaACAAAATTAAGAGTCAACTTAAATATTAAAGAATAAAATCGACTACCGTATAGAAATATATTTtcatgtttttaaataaaattaattttattgtgGTAAAAgagtttgattatttaattat is a window encoding:
- the LOC112784687 gene encoding probable pectate lyase 5 gives rise to the protein MAIPLPFMLLLLFLAPSIISSSPIQDPELVVEEVHRSINNASARRNLGFLSCGNGNPIDDCWRCDPNWEKNRKRLADCAIGFGKHAIGGRDGKIYVVTDPGDHPVSPKPGTLRYGVIQEEPLWIVFKRDMVIKLKQELMMNSFKTIDGRGVSVHIAGGPCITIQYVSNIIIHGINIHDCKQGGNAYVRDSPSHYGWRTLSDGDGVSIFGGSHVWVDHCSLSNCRDGLIDAIHGSTAITISNNYLTHHNKVMLLGHSDTFTQDKNMQVTIAFNHFGEGLVQRMPRCRYGYFHVVNNDYTHWQMYAIGGSAAPTINSQGNRFLAPNDNTFKEVTKREDTPQSKWKNWNWRSNGDLMLNGAFFTPSGAGASSSYARASSLAAKSSSLVGSITASAGSLKCRKGSRC